In Blastopirellula sediminis, the following proteins share a genomic window:
- the larC gene encoding nickel pincer cofactor biosynthesis protein LarC yields the protein MKIAYLDCPSGIAGDMTLAAMIDAGVPLELLQEGIASLGLPGVQLVVEEVKRHGFRALHLKVEHEPEHAHRHLHHIDAMIDAGNLTAAQKELAKRIFLKVGEAEAKVHGSTLQKVHFHEVGAIDSIADIVGAAIGWDYLGVDRIVCSPVPTGTGYIEIAHGRCSVPAPATAEILKGIPLAASDVQFELTTPTGAAIVATVVDQFGPLPAMQIDRIGYGAGTRDLKSQANIVRLILGETADPLDSDQVWVVETNLDDISGEVIGHASNLLLEKGALDVYSTSIQMKKNRPGVQLTVLCDAADLAKMERILFRETGTLGVRRFPVSRHKLVRREHSVETAFGLVAGKLAWIEGGPASFSPEYEACRVLAVQHDKPLREIYDAAQAAFDPNSL from the coding sequence ATGAAAATCGCCTACCTCGACTGTCCCAGCGGTATTGCTGGGGACATGACCCTGGCCGCTATGATCGACGCCGGCGTTCCGCTGGAGCTGTTGCAGGAGGGGATCGCATCGCTGGGACTTCCCGGCGTGCAGCTGGTCGTCGAAGAAGTGAAACGCCACGGCTTTCGGGCGCTTCATCTGAAGGTCGAGCATGAGCCGGAACATGCCCATCGCCATTTGCATCACATCGATGCGATGATTGACGCGGGCAATCTCACCGCCGCCCAAAAGGAACTCGCGAAGCGGATCTTTTTGAAGGTCGGGGAAGCGGAAGCCAAGGTCCATGGTTCGACCTTGCAGAAGGTCCACTTCCACGAAGTCGGTGCGATCGACTCGATCGCTGATATCGTTGGGGCCGCGATCGGCTGGGATTATCTCGGCGTGGATCGGATCGTCTGTTCGCCGGTCCCGACCGGAACCGGCTATATCGAGATTGCGCATGGTCGCTGCAGCGTTCCAGCGCCGGCGACCGCCGAGATCTTAAAGGGGATTCCGCTGGCCGCGTCGGACGTCCAGTTCGAGTTGACCACGCCGACCGGCGCGGCGATCGTCGCGACCGTGGTCGATCAATTTGGTCCGCTGCCGGCGATGCAGATCGATCGGATCGGCTATGGCGCCGGAACGCGCGATTTGAAATCGCAGGCCAACATCGTGCGTTTGATCCTTGGAGAGACGGCCGATCCGCTCGATAGCGACCAGGTCTGGGTGGTCGAAACGAATCTGGACGACATCTCCGGCGAAGTGATCGGGCATGCGTCGAACTTGCTGCTGGAGAAGGGGGCGCTCGACGTTTACAGCACGTCGATCCAGATGAAGAAGAATCGTCCCGGCGTGCAGCTGACCGTGCTGTGCGACGCCGCCGACCTGGCGAAGATGGAACGGATTCTCTTCCGCGAGACCGGCACTTTGGGGGTGCGACGCTTTCCGGTCAGTCGGCACAAGCTCGTTCGCCGCGAACATTCGGTCGAAACGGCGTTCGGTTTGGTCGCCGGCAAATTGGCGTGGATTGAAGGGGGCCCGGCCAGTTTTTCGCCTGAATATGAGGCTTGCCGCGTGTTGGCGGTGCAGCATGACAAGCCGCTCCGCGAGATTTATGACGCCGCCCAGGCCGCATTCGACCCAAATTCGCTTTGA
- a CDS encoding diacylglycerol kinase: MTSPPYQPAPRTWVAKFRDAFRGIYIGVRAQSSFVVHLITAALVIALAAYLQVDVIRWSLLLLCIALVLAAELFNSAIEWLAKAIDHAENEYLRNALDVASGAVLVTSIGAAIVGGLIFIERLTAM, from the coding sequence ATGACTTCCCCACCGTACCAACCTGCGCCGCGCACTTGGGTCGCCAAGTTCCGCGACGCCTTCCGCGGCATCTATATCGGCGTACGGGCCCAGTCGAGTTTCGTCGTTCATCTGATCACTGCGGCGCTAGTGATCGCGCTGGCCGCCTATCTGCAAGTCGACGTCATCCGCTGGTCGCTCCTCTTGCTCTGCATCGCGCTCGTGTTGGCGGCGGAGCTGTTTAACTCGGCGATCGAGTGGCTCGCCAAGGCGATTGACCATGCCGAGAATGAGTACCTGCGAAACGCGCTCGACGTCGCCAGCGGCGCGGTGTTGGTCACGTCGATCGGCGCGGCGATCGTCGGCGGGTTGATCTTTATCGAACGATTGACGGCGATGTAA
- a CDS encoding efflux RND transporter permease subunit: MLDRLIELLVRFRVVTLILGICLLGISLVIGQSLSFDRSIDNMFASGDPLLAPYLRLKEVFGGNEVVLAVYPDPELFDESGVGMDRLIAMRKEIMALEGVRDVLSIDRPIGKEIVNPDNNRAIKLRDTFVRLTHNEAGDIAALVCILVPESETKVTRTEIIDQIRSIVAQQPGGMITGEPVMVVDGFRYVEEDGARLGWATSLLLGLVILIAFRSVRWVIAAIAVVQLTLWLTQASLAVAGFQLSMVSSMLTAIVTVIGVATVTHVLIRFREFRAQGLEPEPALIETGKLLATPIFWACATDAVGFSALMVTKVGPVHDFGVMMAVGAMLVIVSVCLLLPGIILIGAYGSDAGRIWGEGRLDGGLSLTVHWVERHPVLIVLFSVVMLSAAIVGSLRLEVESDFTKNFREGAPIVVAYDYVEENLGGAGVWDIMLPAPETIDWTYVQKVHQLELKLKEEAPELTQTLSLADAIIAGSPLNLEAMRFDFLRNRAINMGMGMFQTEMPGILAALHAEDPEHPGQYWFRVMLLSHERRDASEKKALIAKVEAIASEFQYPEPKKGESEVEVLEPEQKPEVTGFFVLLTYLIDSLIADQWRAFLLAIGGITLMMLVALRNVRYALIALAPNVLPVLVVTGCIGLFGVKINMGAAMIAAVSLGLSVDSSLHYIIGFQRALAKGLTVAEAIAEVQQSVGRALIFATVALILGFSVLCFSNFIPTVYFGVLVSLTMLGGLFGNLILLPLLLRWTTRDKTPAPEPSPA, encoded by the coding sequence GTGCTTGACCGATTGATTGAACTGCTGGTCCGGTTTCGCGTCGTGACGCTGATTCTGGGGATCTGTCTGCTCGGCATTTCACTGGTCATCGGGCAGTCGCTCAGTTTTGATCGTTCGATCGACAACATGTTCGCCTCCGGCGATCCGCTGCTGGCCCCCTATCTGCGGCTGAAAGAGGTTTTCGGCGGCAACGAAGTGGTCTTGGCCGTCTATCCCGATCCGGAATTGTTCGATGAGTCGGGCGTGGGGATGGATCGGCTGATCGCGATGCGAAAAGAGATCATGGCGCTGGAGGGGGTTCGCGACGTCCTGTCGATTGATCGGCCGATCGGCAAAGAGATCGTCAATCCGGACAACAACCGGGCGATCAAGCTGCGCGACACCTTCGTTCGGCTGACCCACAACGAAGCGGGCGACATCGCGGCGCTGGTCTGCATCTTGGTTCCAGAATCGGAAACCAAAGTGACGCGGACCGAGATTATCGACCAGATTCGCTCAATCGTCGCCCAGCAGCCGGGCGGCATGATCACCGGCGAGCCGGTGATGGTGGTCGATGGGTTTCGCTACGTTGAAGAAGATGGCGCTCGGCTCGGCTGGGCGACGTCGCTGCTCTTGGGGCTGGTGATCTTAATCGCTTTTCGGAGCGTCCGGTGGGTGATTGCGGCGATCGCCGTCGTCCAGCTGACTCTTTGGCTGACGCAAGCGAGTTTGGCGGTCGCTGGGTTTCAATTGAGCATGGTTAGCTCGATGCTCACAGCGATCGTGACGGTGATCGGCGTCGCGACCGTAACCCATGTGCTGATTCGCTTTCGCGAGTTTCGTGCTCAAGGGCTTGAACCGGAACCCGCATTGATCGAAACCGGCAAGCTGCTCGCCACGCCGATCTTTTGGGCCTGTGCGACCGACGCCGTCGGCTTTAGCGCCTTGATGGTGACGAAGGTCGGCCCGGTCCATGATTTCGGCGTGATGATGGCGGTTGGCGCGATGCTGGTGATCGTCAGCGTTTGTCTGTTACTGCCGGGGATTATTTTGATCGGCGCCTACGGCAGCGATGCTGGACGGATCTGGGGAGAAGGGAGACTCGACGGGGGACTTAGTCTGACCGTGCATTGGGTGGAGCGTCACCCGGTGTTGATCGTCCTCTTTTCGGTCGTCATGTTGTCTGCCGCGATTGTCGGTTCGCTGCGGCTGGAAGTGGAAAGCGACTTCACCAAGAACTTCCGCGAAGGGGCGCCGATCGTCGTTGCGTACGACTATGTCGAAGAGAATCTAGGCGGCGCCGGAGTCTGGGACATCATGTTGCCGGCGCCCGAGACGATCGACTGGACTTATGTCCAAAAGGTGCATCAGCTGGAATTGAAGTTGAAGGAAGAGGCGCCGGAGTTGACGCAGACGCTCAGCCTGGCCGATGCGATCATCGCCGGTTCGCCATTGAACCTGGAAGCGATGCGATTCGACTTTCTCCGGAACCGTGCGATCAACATGGGAATGGGAATGTTTCAAACCGAGATGCCGGGGATTTTGGCGGCGCTGCATGCGGAAGATCCGGAGCATCCCGGTCAGTATTGGTTCCGCGTCATGCTGCTTTCGCACGAACGCCGCGATGCGTCGGAGAAGAAGGCGCTGATCGCCAAGGTGGAGGCAATCGCCAGCGAGTTCCAATATCCGGAGCCCAAGAAAGGGGAATCCGAAGTGGAGGTGCTCGAGCCGGAACAAAAGCCGGAAGTGACCGGCTTCTTTGTGTTGCTCACCTACCTGATCGATAGCCTGATCGCTGACCAGTGGCGGGCCTTCTTGTTGGCGATCGGCGGCATCACGTTGATGATGCTGGTCGCGCTGCGAAACGTTCGTTACGCGCTGATCGCGCTGGCGCCGAACGTCTTGCCGGTGCTGGTCGTGACCGGGTGCATCGGGCTGTTCGGCGTAAAGATCAACATGGGCGCCGCGATGATTGCGGCGGTATCGCTCGGCCTGTCGGTCGACTCTTCCCTCCATTACATCATCGGCTTCCAGCGGGCGCTCGCCAAAGGGCTGACCGTCGCCGAGGCGATCGCCGAAGTGCAGCAAAGCGTCGGACGGGCGCTGATCTTCGCCACGGTCGCGCTGATCCTGGGGTTCAGCGTCCTTTGTTTCAGCAACTTCATCCCGACCGTCTACTTTGGCGTCTTGGTCAGTTTGACGATGTTGGGGGGGCTGTTTGGCAATCTCATCCTGCTGCCGCTGCTCTTGCGTTGGACGACGCGGGACAAGACCCCCGCGCCAGAGCCGTCGCCAGCGTAA
- a CDS encoding organic solvent tolerance protein OstA, which yields MSQQGNQEVWILSGNCRIQQGNSFTVSRDAVLWIDYSKPFRLAPHKVKVYLEGEVVVQYGPDIMDGTFRGPSWLGELSTNKEINLPHPNQNANNAVTPAVYQRGLAIQREGGDASKVGMPQPIMQIQYQEPGVAALPANVSPTPKAQRVTINNRYATGFQFRGTETDPVSGESIMMFDSGVNVLIEGIDTIGSVNILADRVVLWSKKGIRGLAESNQSNDGGDIELYLEGSIVFRQGEQVVFADRMYYNAELESGVVLGAELLTPAPGYEGLVRLKADVLQRVDRSRYQAYGASITTSRLGVPNYWLQSNEIEFVDEQREVINPVTGEVQYDPYTAAPIIDHEKRATARNNFVYMGGLPVFYWPTMSANIEDPTFYLNNLKVRNDSNFGFQVLTEWDNYEIFGIKDPWEGTKWNTSLDFLSERGFGVGTRFDFNGTYFPFMQTPASGYLDAWGIHDGGTDNLGADRRVVPLETDNRGRVIGRHRQTFRGDWRFFGELGYISDRNFLESYFEQEWDTEKDATTGFRLEKLWDNQSFSINGASRVNDFFMQTEQIPQLDHTIIGQSLLFDRLTWNAHSSIGYLHLQPAEAPTNPVDLAKFSLFPYETDSEGIRAFTTQSLEMPLDVGPTKVTPYVLGQVGYWHEDINNNDVLRGYGQVGVRGSLMMWSANRAVQSQLWNLNGLAHKVTLYGDAFYADSSQNIERFPLYDNLDDDAQEQFARRFKVNTFGLPNNVPLPATVDERYYAIRYGLQNSVTSPSAEIAEDLQVARLELRQVWQTKRGGPGNERIIDWIKFDVGASVFPDADRDNFGQSVGLVNYDFNWEIGDRLSVVSDGDWDFFDNGLQMVSVGAQMSRPQVGTLYVGYTMIRSPVLANILNASFQYRMTEKWIAGVGTSYDFESAGNLGQNIYLTRIGESSLFTFNVNVDPSRAVTGIGITFEPRFFATGRYSRIAGEPIPPVGAFGLE from the coding sequence GTGTCGCAACAAGGGAATCAGGAAGTCTGGATCCTCTCAGGCAATTGTCGGATCCAGCAAGGGAATTCCTTCACCGTTTCTCGCGACGCCGTGTTGTGGATCGACTACTCAAAGCCGTTCCGCCTGGCGCCTCACAAGGTGAAGGTCTATCTCGAAGGAGAAGTCGTCGTTCAGTATGGCCCCGACATCATGGACGGCACGTTCCGCGGACCGTCGTGGCTCGGCGAATTGTCGACCAACAAAGAGATCAACCTCCCCCATCCGAATCAAAATGCCAACAACGCCGTGACGCCGGCCGTTTATCAGCGCGGCTTGGCGATTCAGCGCGAAGGTGGCGACGCATCCAAGGTCGGCATGCCGCAGCCGATCATGCAGATTCAATATCAAGAGCCCGGCGTCGCCGCTCTGCCGGCGAACGTTTCGCCAACTCCCAAGGCGCAGCGCGTCACGATCAACAATCGCTATGCGACCGGCTTCCAGTTCCGCGGAACCGAAACTGACCCGGTCAGCGGCGAATCGATCATGATGTTCGACTCCGGCGTCAACGTCTTGATCGAGGGAATCGACACCATCGGTTCGGTCAACATCCTGGCCGATCGGGTCGTCCTGTGGTCGAAGAAAGGAATTCGGGGACTCGCCGAGTCGAACCAATCGAACGATGGCGGCGATATCGAACTCTACCTGGAAGGGAGCATCGTCTTCCGCCAGGGAGAGCAAGTCGTCTTCGCCGATCGGATGTACTACAACGCCGAGCTCGAAAGCGGCGTCGTGTTGGGCGCCGAATTGCTGACCCCGGCGCCTGGTTACGAAGGCCTGGTTCGCCTCAAAGCGGACGTGCTGCAACGCGTCGATCGGAGTCGTTATCAGGCGTATGGCGCGTCAATTACCACGAGCCGCCTTGGCGTGCCGAACTACTGGCTACAGTCGAATGAAATCGAATTCGTCGACGAGCAGCGGGAAGTGATTAATCCGGTCACCGGCGAAGTGCAGTATGATCCGTACACCGCGGCGCCGATCATCGATCATGAAAAACGCGCCACCGCCCGCAACAACTTCGTCTACATGGGAGGGCTGCCGGTCTTCTACTGGCCGACCATGTCGGCCAATATCGAGGACCCGACCTTCTACTTGAACAACCTGAAGGTCCGCAACGACAGCAACTTCGGCTTCCAGGTCCTCACCGAGTGGGACAACTACGAGATCTTCGGCATCAAGGATCCGTGGGAAGGGACGAAGTGGAATACCTCGCTCGACTTCTTGAGCGAACGTGGCTTCGGCGTCGGTACGCGATTCGACTTCAACGGCACTTACTTCCCCTTCATGCAGACGCCGGCGAGCGGCTATTTAGACGCCTGGGGCATTCATGACGGCGGCACCGACAACCTGGGCGCCGACCGTCGCGTCGTGCCGCTTGAAACCGATAACCGTGGACGCGTCATCGGTCGTCATCGTCAGACTTTCCGCGGCGACTGGCGATTCTTTGGCGAGTTGGGATACATCAGCGATCGCAACTTCCTCGAGTCGTACTTTGAGCAGGAATGGGACACGGAAAAGGACGCAACGACCGGCTTCCGACTGGAAAAGCTCTGGGACAACCAAAGCTTTTCGATCAACGGCGCCTCGCGGGTCAACGACTTCTTCATGCAGACCGAGCAGATTCCGCAGCTCGATCACACGATCATCGGCCAGTCGCTGCTGTTCGATCGACTGACCTGGAACGCTCACTCGTCGATTGGCTACTTGCATCTACAGCCGGCCGAAGCGCCGACCAACCCGGTCGACCTGGCGAAGTTCTCGCTCTTCCCCTACGAAACCGATTCGGAAGGGATTCGCGCGTTCACGACGCAATCGCTGGAAATGCCGCTCGACGTCGGCCCGACCAAGGTGACGCCGTACGTCCTCGGCCAGGTCGGCTATTGGCACGAAGACATCAACAACAACGACGTCCTCCGCGGCTACGGCCAGGTCGGCGTTCGCGGCTCGCTGATGATGTGGTCCGCCAATCGTGCGGTGCAGAGCCAACTCTGGAACCTGAACGGACTCGCCCACAAAGTGACGCTTTATGGCGATGCGTTCTACGCCGACTCGAGCCAGAACATCGAACGCTTCCCGCTGTACGACAACCTGGACGACGACGCTCAAGAGCAGTTCGCTCGCCGTTTTAAGGTCAACACGTTCGGCTTGCCGAACAACGTCCCGCTGCCGGCGACGGTCGATGAACGCTACTACGCGATTCGTTACGGCCTGCAGAACTCGGTGACCTCTCCTTCGGCCGAAATCGCCGAAGACCTGCAAGTGGCGCGGCTCGAGCTGCGACAAGTCTGGCAAACCAAACGCGGCGGCCCCGGCAATGAACGAATCATCGACTGGATCAAGTTTGACGTCGGCGCGTCGGTCTTCCCCGACGCCGATCGGGACAACTTCGGCCAATCGGTCGGCCTGGTCAATTACGACTTCAACTGGGAAATCGGCGATCGACTTTCGGTCGTCTCGGACGGCGACTGGGACTTCTTCGACAACGGACTGCAAATGGTCAGCGTCGGCGCCCAGATGAGCCGCCCGCAGGTCGGAACGTTGTACGTCGGTTATACGATGATCCGCTCTCCCGTCCTGGCGAACATTTTGAATGCGTCGTTCCAGTATCGCATGACCGAAAAGTGGATCGCCGGGGTCGGCACTTCGTACGACTTCGAGAGCGCAGGCAACCTTGGCCAGAACATCTACCTGACCCGCATCGGCGAATCGAGCCTCTTCACGTTCAACGTGAACGTCGACCCGAGCCGGGCCGTTACCGGCATCGGCATTACGTTCGAGCCCCGTTTCTTCGCGACCGGAAGATACAGCAGGATCGCCGGGGAACCGATCCCGCCGGTCGGCGCGTTCGGGCTAGAATAG
- a CDS encoding TrkH family potassium uptake protein, whose translation MNFRLVCKFLSIVCLLIGITMTFSLPWAFPALGHRTSEAAIGFETAGFQSLVISIGLCFICWAALSYYGRSAKGELFRKEAMAVVGLSWVLATILGGLPFVLSGASRSLSVRLFDNPDHPPQVYNENVEPITPLQYRLVTILIDAKAVGISRQELASADDGEKLIAAFDELKANPEWADALISPEEEPAPGDRFNHYRIRPVKMNLADALFESQSGFSTTGATVIANLEDPVLVPHCILFWRSSTHLLGGLGIIVLFVVVLGQGSAGKALMHNEMPGPSKEGAHSRMQQTAWYFTAIYLALNAVLTFILWLLGMTFFDALCHAFGTMATGGFSTFNDSLGHFYKADPYTGFWIEYVVIVFMILAGMNFMLLYYLVVKRRFSALWKDVEWRTYMMVLGGATALVIAFGMSYGDFRSHAEQSLFSEASDALRYGLFQVVSIMTTTGYGTHDFDGWNSFGRGVLFLLMFVGGCAGSTGGGLKVIRHILFHKILYLQIEKAYHPTVIRPLRLGGKPVDDPDLQQNILVYFGLILVLFVFSWMAIITLEPDATWGTSQVHIEHKLIDSATSVAATLNNIGPGLGVIGATQNYSNFTWWTKMLFVWLMMLGRLEIFAVAVLFIPSFWRSR comes from the coding sequence ATGAACTTTCGCCTGGTTTGCAAATTTCTGTCGATCGTCTGCCTGTTGATCGGCATTACGATGACGTTCAGTCTCCCGTGGGCGTTTCCTGCGCTGGGGCATCGCACGTCCGAAGCGGCGATCGGTTTTGAGACGGCCGGCTTTCAGTCGCTGGTGATCTCGATCGGCCTCTGCTTCATCTGCTGGGCGGCGCTCTCTTACTATGGTCGCTCGGCGAAGGGAGAACTGTTTCGCAAAGAAGCGATGGCGGTGGTCGGTTTAAGCTGGGTCTTGGCGACCATTCTCGGCGGCTTGCCGTTCGTGTTGAGCGGCGCTTCGCGTAGTTTATCGGTCCGATTGTTCGACAACCCAGACCATCCGCCGCAGGTCTACAACGAAAACGTCGAACCGATTACGCCGCTGCAATATCGGCTGGTCACGATCTTGATCGACGCCAAAGCGGTCGGAATCTCGCGTCAGGAGTTAGCATCGGCCGACGACGGGGAGAAGTTGATCGCCGCCTTCGACGAACTAAAGGCGAATCCTGAATGGGCCGACGCATTGATCTCGCCCGAAGAAGAGCCGGCGCCCGGCGATCGCTTTAATCACTATCGCATTCGTCCCGTGAAGATGAATCTGGCCGACGCCCTGTTCGAATCGCAGTCGGGCTTCAGTACGACCGGCGCCACCGTGATCGCCAATCTGGAAGATCCGGTGCTGGTGCCGCACTGCATCTTGTTCTGGCGCAGCAGTACGCACTTGCTCGGCGGTTTGGGCATCATCGTGCTCTTCGTGGTGGTGCTCGGACAAGGCTCGGCCGGGAAGGCGCTGATGCACAACGAAATGCCTGGTCCGTCCAAAGAAGGCGCCCACTCGCGCATGCAGCAGACGGCGTGGTACTTCACGGCGATTTACCTGGCGCTAAACGCGGTGTTGACGTTCATTCTGTGGCTGCTGGGCATGACGTTTTTCGACGCCCTTTGCCATGCGTTCGGCACGATGGCGACCGGCGGTTTCAGCACCTTCAACGATAGCCTGGGACATTTCTACAAGGCGGATCCCTACACCGGCTTCTGGATCGAATACGTCGTCATCGTCTTCATGATCCTGGCGGGTATGAACTTCATGCTCTTGTACTATCTGGTCGTGAAGCGTCGCTTTAGCGCGTTGTGGAAAGACGTCGAGTGGCGCACCTACATGATGGTGCTCGGGGGTGCGACGGCGCTGGTGATCGCTTTCGGCATGAGCTACGGCGACTTCCGCAGCCACGCCGAGCAGTCGCTGTTTTCGGAAGCGTCGGATGCGCTTCGATATGGGCTATTCCAGGTCGTCTCGATCATGACGACCACTGGCTACGGCACGCATGACTTCGACGGCTGGAACAGCTTTGGCCGCGGCGTTCTCTTTTTGCTGATGTTCGTTGGCGGTTGCGCCGGCAGCACCGGCGGCGGATTGAAGGTGATCCGTCATATCCTGTTCCACAAGATTCTCTACCTGCAGATCGAAAAGGCGTACCATCCGACCGTGATTCGCCCGCTGCGTCTCGGCGGCAAGCCGGTCGACGATCCCGATTTGCAGCAGAACATCCTGGTCTACTTCGGTTTGATCCTGGTGCTGTTCGTCTTCAGCTGGATGGCGATCATCACGCTGGAGCCTGATGCTACCTGGGGAACGTCGCAGGTGCATATCGAACACAAGCTGATCGACAGCGCGACCAGCGTGGCGGCGACCTTGAACAACATCGGTCCGGGCTTGGGGGTGATCGGCGCGACGCAGAACTACTCGAACTTCACCTGGTGGACGAAGATGCTGTTCGTTTGGCTGATGATGCTCGGACGGCTCGAAATCTTCGCCGTCGCGGTTCTCTTTATTCCCAGCTTCTGGCGTTCTCGATAA
- a CDS encoding nitrilase family protein encodes MATIRCATVQFQHLPGDKQANLTKIENWCVCAAESGVQIIVFPEMCVTGYWHVHKLDQDGVAALAEPVPAGSTTQRLIELAQRFQLIVGAGLIELADDGRFYNTYVVALPDGTVHRHRKLHCFISPHMSSGDQYTTFDTHLGVKLGVLICWDNNLVENARITALQGAEILLAPHQTGGTASRSPHAMGRIDPQLWQDRMQNPDALKAETNGDKGRGWLLRWLPARAHDNGMFILFSNGVGLDDDEVRTGNAMILDCYGRILAEQLEPEDAMVVADVDLDLLENCTGRRWIRGRRPELYSPLTVSSGSELDPRSARFSTKSTRD; translated from the coding sequence ATGGCGACGATTCGCTGCGCAACAGTTCAGTTTCAGCATTTGCCCGGCGACAAGCAGGCGAATCTGACGAAGATCGAAAACTGGTGCGTGTGCGCCGCCGAGTCAGGCGTGCAAATCATCGTCTTTCCAGAGATGTGCGTCACAGGCTATTGGCACGTTCACAAGTTGGATCAGGATGGCGTCGCCGCGCTGGCCGAACCGGTTCCGGCAGGAAGTACGACACAAAGGCTGATCGAACTGGCCCAGCGTTTTCAATTGATCGTTGGCGCCGGTTTGATCGAGTTGGCCGACGACGGCCGTTTCTACAATACGTACGTCGTCGCTCTGCCGGATGGAACGGTTCATCGTCATCGCAAGCTCCATTGCTTCATCAGTCCGCACATGAGCAGCGGCGATCAGTATACGACGTTCGATACGCACCTCGGGGTGAAACTGGGCGTTCTCATCTGTTGGGATAACAACCTGGTCGAGAACGCACGTATCACCGCGCTGCAAGGCGCCGAGATCTTGCTTGCTCCCCATCAAACCGGCGGCACCGCGTCGCGCAGTCCGCATGCGATGGGAAGAATCGATCCGCAGCTGTGGCAGGATCGCATGCAAAATCCAGACGCTCTCAAAGCCGAGACCAACGGCGACAAAGGACGCGGCTGGCTGCTCCGCTGGCTGCCGGCTCGAGCGCACGACAACGGGATGTTCATCCTGTTCAGCAACGGCGTCGGTTTGGATGACGACGAAGTCCGCACCGGCAACGCGATGATTCTTGATTGCTACGGACGGATTCTGGCGGAGCAACTGGAGCCGGAAGACGCCATGGTCGTCGCCGACGTCGATCTCGATCTGCTGGAAAACTGCACCGGTCGACGCTGGATCCGAGGACGACGCCCGGAACTCTACTCGCCGCTCACCGTTTCGTCAGGGAGCGAACTCGATCCGCGATCCGCGAGATTCTCGACGAAGTCGACGCGCGATTAA
- the trkA gene encoding Trk system potassium transporter TrkA, producing MRIVVLGAGTIGSWIADLMCRNRHSVTVVDRDPETVRRLNNELDVRALCGSASESAVLFQADILGCDLCLSVTGDDEVNIVAASMAKAMGARRTVARVYGRVFRDLSTFDYQEHFKIDRLLSLEHLSAIEFLRGIRTPGSAVMENFARGELEVQEIVCTEATRAMGHPLKTLELPRGSRIGTIQRDGKMWIAGANDAIAPGDRITVIGSRENIDEAKGKFQAKPDVRRSVVIAGGGETGLHLARMLEGHRFNVSLMETNKERCEYLSRLLEHTTVILADATRRVVLEEERVNACDVFVACTGDDENNIMACVEAGELGAPQLMAIVQRPDYANVVNKLGINLAVSPRNVMARQVLGFLNNGPIVTRKQIPGGSIAIVEIEVLAGAKATEHVLANLKLPPQCLIAAVMSSDYVRVPTADDRLSPGDTVVALVEDGAVDAMLELFHTNGR from the coding sequence ATGAGAATCGTAGTTTTGGGCGCCGGAACGATCGGTTCTTGGATCGCCGACTTGATGTGCCGCAATCGCCACAGCGTGACGGTGGTCGATCGTGACCCCGAAACGGTCCGCCGATTGAACAATGAGTTGGACGTTCGCGCCCTGTGCGGTTCGGCGTCGGAGTCGGCGGTGCTGTTTCAGGCCGACATTCTCGGTTGCGACCTCTGCCTTTCGGTTACCGGCGACGACGAAGTGAATATCGTCGCGGCGAGCATGGCCAAAGCGATGGGCGCCCGCCGAACGGTCGCTCGCGTGTACGGCCGCGTCTTTCGCGACTTGAGCACGTTCGACTATCAGGAACATTTCAAGATCGATCGTCTGCTCAGCCTGGAGCATCTTTCGGCGATCGAATTCTTGCGCGGCATTCGTACGCCAGGCAGCGCGGTGATGGAAAACTTCGCCCGCGGCGAACTGGAAGTGCAGGAGATCGTCTGCACCGAAGCGACCCGGGCGATGGGACATCCGCTGAAGACGTTGGAGCTACCCCGCGGTTCGCGCATCGGCACGATTCAGCGCGACGGCAAGATGTGGATCGCCGGGGCCAACGATGCGATCGCACCCGGCGACCGGATTACGGTAATCGGAAGTCGCGAGAACATCGACGAGGCGAAAGGCAAGTTCCAGGCGAAGCCTGACGTGCGGCGTTCGGTGGTGATCGCCGGCGGCGGCGAAACCGGCTTGCACCTGGCTCGCATGCTGGAAGGGCATCGCTTCAACGTTTCGCTGATGGAAACGAACAAGGAGCGTTGCGAGTACCTGTCGCGACTCTTGGAGCATACGACGGTGATTCTGGCCGACGCGACTCGCCGCGTGGTGCTGGAAGAGGAACGCGTGAATGCGTGCGACGTCTTTGTGGCTTGCACCGGCGACGACGAAAACAACATCATGGCCTGCGTCGAGGCGGGCGAATTGGGCGCGCCGCAGTTGATGGCGATCGTCCAGCGACCCGACTACGCCAACGTGGTCAACAAACTGGGGATCAACCTGGCGGTCAGCCCGCGTAACGTGATGGCTCGCCAGGTGCTCGGCTTTTTGAACAACGGTCCGATCGTGACCCGCAAGCAGATTCCCGGCGGCAGCATTGCGATCGTCGAAATCGAAGTCTTGGCCGGCGCGAAAGCGACTGAGCACGTGCTGGCGAATTTGAAACTGCCGCCGCAATGCTTGATCGCGGCGGTAATGTCTTCCGACTATGTGCGCGTGCCGACGGCGGATGATCGATTGAGTCCAGGAGATACGGTCGTAGCGCTGGTGGAAGACGGCGCGGTCGATGCGATGCTCGAATTGTTTCACACCAATGGTCGCTAA